One part of the Anaeromyxobacter sp. Fw109-5 genome encodes these proteins:
- a CDS encoding metallophosphoesterase, with the protein MPLLARPILALTVALPAFADAATITRGPFLQRTEPHATVVVVRTDAPASVRVVAELSDGGTAAGESAGTAQHVIALHGLPAASVVPYRVEIDGAVHATGTVRTPGEPRTSAGQRTVLGVIGDFGTMGPIQAGNTRGLLERGVSALLTVGDNAYPDGKAEDWDPAVFRPMAALLAATTFWPVPGDHEYRMAYAQPYLDAFELPEGPDGERYYAFDWGDVHVVALDSNCLSPMDAAVAGCTPESMVAWLRADLEASRAPWKIALLHRPVLATGKYGSFPEVASALAPLFQELGVDLVFQGHNHLYERTWPARDGQPVKTGDGAYDLPGAPVYVTTGGGGDWLYDFAKPEAPFTAYREKVGQHVVVTVEGGSMHVESVRYDGIVHDEFTLVKDVPPVPAGGGGGTRDDGGSASAPGASAGGGCASGGASGGFAALAVLAASGALRRRARRPR; encoded by the coding sequence GGTCGTCGTGGTGCGGACGGACGCTCCCGCGTCCGTGCGCGTGGTCGCGGAGCTCTCGGACGGAGGCACGGCGGCCGGCGAGAGCGCCGGGACGGCGCAGCACGTGATCGCGCTGCACGGCCTCCCGGCGGCGAGCGTGGTCCCTTATCGCGTCGAGATCGACGGCGCGGTCCACGCCACCGGCACCGTGCGCACGCCCGGCGAGCCGCGGACCTCGGCGGGCCAGCGGACGGTGCTCGGCGTCATCGGCGACTTCGGCACCATGGGTCCGATCCAGGCGGGCAACACGCGCGGCCTGCTCGAGCGCGGGGTGTCCGCGCTGCTCACGGTGGGGGACAACGCCTATCCGGACGGGAAGGCGGAGGACTGGGATCCGGCGGTGTTCCGCCCGATGGCGGCGCTCCTCGCGGCCACGACGTTCTGGCCGGTGCCGGGCGATCACGAGTACCGCATGGCGTACGCGCAGCCCTACCTCGACGCGTTCGAGCTGCCCGAAGGCCCCGACGGCGAGCGCTACTACGCCTTCGACTGGGGGGACGTGCACGTCGTGGCGCTGGACTCGAACTGCCTCTCTCCGATGGACGCCGCCGTCGCCGGTTGCACGCCCGAGTCGATGGTCGCCTGGCTGCGCGCGGACCTCGAGGCGTCTCGCGCACCCTGGAAGATCGCGCTGCTCCACCGCCCGGTGCTCGCGACCGGCAAGTACGGCTCGTTCCCGGAGGTCGCGAGCGCCCTCGCGCCGCTGTTCCAGGAGCTCGGCGTCGACCTGGTCTTCCAGGGGCACAACCACCTGTACGAGCGCACCTGGCCGGCGCGAGACGGCCAGCCGGTGAAGACCGGCGACGGCGCGTACGATCTCCCGGGCGCCCCGGTCTACGTGACCACCGGCGGTGGAGGCGACTGGCTCTACGACTTCGCGAAGCCCGAGGCGCCGTTCACGGCGTATCGCGAGAAGGTGGGGCAGCACGTCGTCGTGACCGTCGAAGGCGGCTCGATGCACGTCGAGTCCGTCCGGTACGACGGGATCGTTCACGACGAGTTCACGCTCGTGAAGGACGTCCCGCCGGTGCCCGCGGGGGGCGGAGGCGGGACGCGCGACGACGGCGGCAGCGCCTCCGCGCCAGGGGCCTCCGCCGGCGGCGGCTGCGCGAGCGGCGGGGCCTCGGGCGGGTTCGCCGCGCTCGCCGTGCTCGCCGCGAGCGGCGCGCTCCGCCGCCGCGCCCGCCGCCCGCGCTGA